In one Gemmatimonadota bacterium genomic region, the following are encoded:
- the cutA gene encoding divalent-cation tolerance protein CutA, whose protein sequence is MSDVRVALMSAPDEETAGRIVRILVEERLAACGNIVAGSRSIYRWQGAVEEAAEVLVVLKTTQSAAPTMIRRVAEMHPYDVPEVLVLDVSTGLVSYMEWVRACVDDGEGE, encoded by the coding sequence GTGAGCGACGTGCGCGTGGCGCTCATGTCGGCGCCCGACGAGGAAACAGCCGGGCGCATCGTGCGGATTCTGGTGGAGGAGCGGCTCGCGGCCTGCGGCAACATCGTGGCCGGCTCGCGCTCGATTTATCGATGGCAAGGGGCGGTGGAAGAGGCGGCGGAGGTCCTCGTGGTGCTCAAGACGACACAGAGCGCGGCGCCGACGATGATCAGGCGCGTTGCCGAGATGCACCCTTACGACGTTCCGGAAGTACTGGTCCTGGACGTCTCCACGGGACTCGTATCCTACATGGAGTGGGTGCGCGCGTGCGTGGACGACGGCGAGGGAGAGTGA